The following coding sequences are from one Triticum dicoccoides isolate Atlit2015 ecotype Zavitan chromosome 4A, WEW_v2.0, whole genome shotgun sequence window:
- the LOC119285979 gene encoding uncharacterized protein LOC119285979, translated as MGSKHEQDEAGTVRLETGHIWSHMGVVLVNVGDEIDTKLPRKERVTFVSKGADSISRAKQILTSIPARAREAYNHSQDGHIAQDGKYEDLLQAGTELNASRTKSIEATLRV; from the exons ATGGGAAGTAAGCATGAG CAAGATGAAGCTGGCACAGTGAG GCTAGAGACGGGTCACATTTGGTCGCACATGGGAGTTGTTCTTGTGAACGTGGGTGATGAGATTGACACAAAGCTGCCGAGGAAGGAGCGGGTGACATTTGTTTCTAAAGG TGCTGATTCTATATCTCGAGCAAAGCAGATTCTTACCTCGATACCTGCAAGAGCAAGAGAAGCATACAACCATAGCCAG GATGGTCATATCGCCCAAGATGGAAAATATGAGGATCTTCTCCAAGCTGGAACTGAGCTCAATGCATCAAGAACAAAATCAATTGAAGCAACACTTCGTGTATAA
- the LOC119285977 gene encoding uncharacterized protein LOC119285977, producing the protein MERRRGRAPWRGVGNNVFNQAGGSVNGGLDQTDGGSINQGGGGGSGTGCDMDGEWIVTSELSFVSKKAMKGACGIRVSNEGFGAAECGCKLTPVIRVCNEGFDAGRRFLSCPYEGLNSYGYLRWMDDAWQGRSRVVIGKLANDNQKLQNALLDKEQDIQRMKKERNKLDEQRKSREKLDLFLVLVVLASVVIYALVALVSKGFV; encoded by the exons ATGGAGAGACGACGCGGTCGTGCGCCATGGAGAGGTGTTGGGAACAACGTCTTCAACCAAGCCGGCGGCTCTGTCAACGGCGGCTTGGACCAAACCGACGGCGGCTCTATCaaccaaggcggcggcggcggctctggcaCCGGATGCGACATGGATGGCGAGTGGATAGTCACATCAGAGCTTAGTTTTGTCTCCAAAAAAGCGATGAAG GGGGCATGCGGAATTAGGGTTTCCAATGAAGGATTTGGTGCGGCTGAATGTGGGTGCAAATTGACGCCAGTTATTAGGGTTtgcaatgaaggatttgatgcaggcCGACGATTTCTGAGTTGTCCATACGAG GGGTTAAACTCCTATGGGTATTTGAGGTGGATGGATGATGCATGGCAGGGCAGATCAAGGGTGGTAATTGGAAAGCTTGCAAATGACAACCAGAAGCTACAAAATGCTTTGCTTGACAAGGAACAAGACATTCAGAGGATGAAGAAAGAGAGGAATAAATTAGATGAGCAGAGAAAAAGTAGGGAAAAATTAGATTTGTTTCTAGTACTTGTTGTTCTTGCAAGTGTAGTGATTTATGCTCTAGTTGCATTGGTTAGTAAGGGATTTGTGTGA